A single window of Neurospora crassa OR74A linkage group VII, whole genome shotgun sequence DNA harbors:
- a CDS encoding alpha-1,3-glucan synthase Ags2 — MTRLALFSIRALFTIATTFTLTDALRYDAQEIEYNLNRNKTATSPLDYWGDRTEDDPNFTYFPSPKNWRVPFYTVFVDRWVNGEPDNDNANGTLFEADIMSNQLRFGGDVDGIIDSLDYIQGQGVKGIYIAGSPFINQPWGADSYSPLDLTLLDKHFGNIKKWQEAIDAIHDHGMWVIMDNTMATMGDLIGFEGYLNTSTPFLVEEHKVLWKSDRRYLDFDIGNTYNKTCDYPEFWYEDGKRIKPDGLKGCYDSDFDQYGDIEAFGVFPDWQRQLAKFASVQDRLREWKPDVIARLARFSCMTIGMLDVDGFRIDKAVQVTVDAQAHFSSAMRKCAKEKFNKDNFIVVGEITSGNTLGSIYLGRGREPEPAEELSDDPVKALTLGNATTDTSKYFVREKGNSALDAGAFHYSVYRFMTRFLGMSGNLRAGYDLPTDWIETWHEMIATNDFWNANTGEFDPRHLYGTSNQDVFRWPAIEKGTERMLLAYFITTFLLPGAPLMYYGEEQELYALDGTAENYVYGRQAMAPSPAWMAHGCFSLENDLYVDWPVTKAKDGCKDKSVGWDHRNPAAPVRNILKNMFAMRNSSQLGVLEHGWLLEKLSNQTDFTLLKGSGDPTERGIWSVVRGLFPGVQDKLKDKPVWFVYHNRENTTTYKFNCDQREGAFLSPFDAGAKVKNLMDDGDVITLSSSNVKNNYTNSGKNMGCLSEVTLNPFEFRVYVDDPEDRWMQPAPMITKFTPGHDVPIDSTKANGRIDISFEFNTEMDCDSVTKALTVNLTQDGVNDPTQLSWTKPNCELFTPQDADKIKYTGAINSAWRWNATLTNVADGIIKLTLDPTAAAKGGKVTKGTRDHFLLRLGKPSNPVVWGMDATYNWDLLQSVSNNLYRIKHNAPGATKWRYSTNFGSTWSKWVDYDGKETSVTGQQWSGTALQAWEGKHIQVQYFSKPLGSSAFIQHSDKGIDYQRVFPHIKLHGPFNKWGYDTGLPGSMDLVGHNTWSLHYMYEWPANFQLNIWGINPDNQPDVSFIFGDIDGDHVVDRLPPSSLANNVINITDPPPTPALAWKVFYNDATWTYHLEPAGNMNVQIALFWLFAILPVALACLAGWIYVTSFYQVKVNKSGFATKGWMPLKIGNLSKLNIANVGKGVEMNAITPPPPSSALSPLGAAGGRRTVLIATMEYNIDDFKIKIKIGGLGVMAQLMANALHHMDIVWVIPVVGDVDYPLEKMQKAEPMYVDVMGQPYEIEVYYYVVKNITYVLLDAPIFRKQTKADPYIARMDDIESAILYAAWNYCIAESIRRFPVDIYHINDYHGAAAPLYLLPQTIPVCLSLHNAEFQGMWPMRTPEEAKEVCEVFNLPPEVVKDYVQYGSVFNLLHAGASYLRIHQRGFGAVGVSRKYGDRSLARYPIFWSLKNIGQLPNPDPSDTADWDPSQDANDQAKGVEVDQAAEEKRGEYRRQAQEWAGLEVDPSAELFVFVGRWSLQKGVDLIADLFPSILEKYPKTQLIAVGPVIDLYGRFAALKLEKLMQKYPKRVFSKPEFTSLPPYIFTGAEFALIPSRDEPFGLVAVEFGRKGALGVGARVGGLGQMPGFWYTVESMTPSHLIQQFRQAIESALACKHNKRAVMRAWSAKQRFPVAQWVKQLDDLYSESIRIHIKEQKKKKLEVLSPGLTVPGASSRASYADPGSGRSSPGPLAVPSRPVTPTLRDLASPDLPTPGAPWAGGRSESPGARDSTASSIAGNFYLQPGGARESTMSVDSFAIRAQNGGPMSPGLGPDGGLAFPRPAFTQAHRNSSLLSLPDVVGDRHDLKLQKVDQFFNDTNGEYYAEFEQMLEALTASNSSSDLCIETFLKRSEKEWFARYRDAKLGRHRDASRMGRGGSGRPESRGGDRSESVVSRGRQPMRSATPSGLARSVFEESPPGGRSDYDDEFLLGDGYQAPTGLKKTLSVRIGDWPLYSFFLALGQIISVNSYQIVLLSGSQAQTPEKLYTVGGVYIATSLMWWGMERNFKSVYALSAPWFFFGLAFLLLGVAPFIGDWKVADSVTSAATAFYAAGASHGALSFALNFGDEGGAPTRQWITRALIVSGIAQVYSLGLWYWGATVSSEAQTMTKFIGESGVPLALVICVPVAIFLWAIGAILYVGLPDFYRQSPATIPGFYISLYRRKIVPWFFVMIILQNYWLSAPYGRSWSFLFSTQFIPNWGIFLMALGFFVVLWSIVLYGFSYFSDEHTWLLPIFAIGLCAPRWAQEMWACSGIGWYLPWAGGPVGSAVLSRCLWLWLGLLDNIQGVGLGMMLLATLTRQHVLVVLIGAQVIGSMFTLIGRATSPNALSPNTTFPDFSQGLYPGIASPYFWVCLIFQLIIPVGFFKFFRKEQVAKP, encoded by the exons ATGACTCGTCTAGCGTTGTTTTCGATTCGCGCTCTCTTCACAATAGCGACAACATTCACACTCACTGACGCCCTCCGATACGATGCCCAAGAGATAGAATACAATCTCAACCGGAACAAAACCGCCACAAGTCCTCTTGACTACTGGGGCGACCGAACAGAGGATGACCCGAACTTTACATATTTCCCTTCGCCCAAAAACTGGCGAGTACCCTTCTACACCGTCTTCGTTGATCGTTGGGTAAACGGCGAGCCAGACAACGACAATGCCAATGGCACGCTTTTCGAGGCCGATATCATGAGCAATCAGCTCCGATTCGGCGGTGACGTGGACGGAATCATCGACTCGCTGGATTACATTCAGGGACAGGGAGTGAAG GGAATCTACATTGCAGGCTCCCCCTTTATCAACCAACCGTGGGGTGCGGATTCGTACTCG CCACTTGACTTGACCCTTCTTGATAAGCATTTCGGTAATATCAAAAAATGGCAGGAGGCGATCGACGCCATTCACGACCATGGCATGTGGGTCATCATGGATAACACTATGGCAAC CATGGGTGATCTCATTGGTTTCGAGGGTTACCTGAACACAAGTACGCCTTTCCTCGTGGAGGAACACAAGGTTTTGTGGAAGAGCGATCGGCGTTATCTGGACTTCGACATCGGCAACACATACAACAAGACGTGCGACTATCCAGAGTTTTGGTACGAAGATGGCAAGCGGATCAAGCCTGATGGGCTCAAGGGATGCTACGACAGCGACTTCGATCAATATGGTGATATCGAAGCCTTCGGTGTTTTCCCTGATTGGCAACGTCAGCTTGCCAAGTTCGCCTCCGTCCAGGATCGTCTCCGCGAATGGAAGCCCGACGTGATTGCTCGACTCGCCCGATTTTCCTGCATGACCATCGGCATGTTGGACGTCGACGGTTTCCGTATCGACAAGGCCGTCCAGGTTACGGTTGATGCTCAGGCGCATTTTAGCAGCGCGATGCGAAAGTGCGCAAAGGAAAAGTTCAACAAGGACAACTTTATCGTCGTCGGAGAAATCACAAGTGGTAACACTCTTGGATCTATCTACCTTGGTCGCGGTCGCGAGCCTGAACCAGCCGAGGAGCTTTCGGATGACCCCGTAAAGGCTCTGACCCTCGGCAACGCGACCACCGATACTTCCAAGTACTTCGTTCGCGAGAAGGGCAACAGTGCCCTGGATGCTGGCGCGTTCCATTATTCCGTCTATCGTTTCATGACCCGCTTCTTGGGCATGAGCGGTAACCTCAGAGCCGGCTACGATTTGCCCACGGACTGGATCGAAACCTGGCACGAAATGATCGCAACAAACGACTTCTGGAATGCCAACACCGGTGAATTCGATCCTCGCCATCTCTACGGTACATCCAACCAGGACGTGTTCCGTTGGCCAGCTATCGAAAAGGGTACCGAGCGTATGCTTCTCGCCTActtcatcaccaccttcCTCTTGCCAGGCGCCCCCCTCATGTACTACGGTGAAGAACAGGAGCTATATGCGCTGGACGGCACGGCCGAAAATTACGTCTACGGTCGTCAGGCTATGGCTCCCAGCCCAGCATGGATGGCCCACGGCTGTTTCTCGTTGGAAAACGATCTTTACGTCGATTGGCCCGTCACCAAGGCCAAAGATGGCTGCAAAGATAAGTCCGTGGGCTGGGATCACCGCAATCCTGCTGCGCCCGTGCGCAACATCTTGAAGAACATGTTCGCCATGCGCAACTCTTCCCAACTTGGTGTCCTGGAACACGGCTGGCTGCTTGAAAAGCTTTCCAATCAGACCGATTTCACGTTGCTCAAGGGCAGCGGTGACCCTACGGAACGTGGCATCTGGAGCGTCGTCCGTGGACTGTTCCCTGGAGTGCAAGACAAGCTCAAGGACAAACCTGTCTGGTTTGTTTATCATAACCGAGAGAACACAACGACGTACAAGTTTAACTGCGACCAGAGGGAGGGCGCGTTCCTCTCGCCCTTTGATGCCGGAGCCAAGGTGAAGAACCTGATGGACGATGGCGATGTTATTACACTGTCTTCGTCCAATGTCAAGAACAACTATACCAACTCGGGCAAGAACATGGGCTGTCTTTCAGAGGTCACCTTGAACCCATTCGAGTTCCGTGTCTACGTGGATGACCCTGAGGACCGCTGGATGCAGCCGGCACCGATGATCACCAAATTTACGCCAGGACACGACGTGCCTATTGACTCGACAAAAGCAAACGGCCGGATTGACATCTCGTTCGAGTTCAATACTGAGATGGACTGCGATAGCGTGACTAAGGCGCTCACTGTCAACTTGACGCAAGATGGCGTGAATGACCCCACGCAGCTCTCTTGGACCAAGCCCAACTGCGAGCTCTTTACACCCCAAGATGCAGACAAAATCAAGTATACGGGAGCAATCAACTCGGCCTGGAGGTGGAATGCTACTTTGACTAATGTTGCTGACGGCATCATCAAGCTCACTCTCGATCCTACCGCCGCAGCGAAGGGCGGCAAGGTGACGAAAGGCACTCGCGATCACTTCTTGCTCAGACTTGGCAAGCCTTCCAATCCGGTTGTGTGGGGAATGGATGCAACCTACAACTGGGACCTTCTTCAGAGCGTAAGCAACAACTTGTACAGGATCAAGCATAACGCCCCTGGCGCAACGAAATGGCGTTACAGCACCAACTTTGGATCTACGTGGAGCAAGTGGGTTGATTATGACGGCAAAGAGACTTCGGTTACCGGCCAGCAGTGGTCGGGAACTGCTCTGCAGGCCTGGGAGGGCAAGCATATTCAAGTTCAATACTTCAGCAAACCTTTGGGCTCATCGGCGTTTATTCAGCACTCAGACAAGGGTATCGACTACCAGCGTGTGTTCCCTCACATCAAGCTTCACGGTCCCTTCAACAAGTGGGGTTACGACACCGGCCTGCCGGGCTCGATGGATCTCGTCGGTCACAACACTTGGTCGTTGCATTACATGTATGAATGGCCGGCCAACTTCCAGCTCAACATCTGGGGTATCAACCCGGACAACCAGCCTGATGTCTCCTTCATCTTTGGCGATATTGATGGTGACCACGTTGTGGACCGCCTTCCCCCTAGCAGTCTTGCCAACAacgtcatcaacatcaccgaTCCTCCCCCGACGCCAGCTCTTGCGTGGAAAGTTTTCTACAATGACGCGACCTGGACGTACCATTTGGAGCCGGCTGGCAATATGAACGTCCAGATTGCTCTCTTCTGGCTCTTCGCAATCCTTCCTGTGGCGCTGGCATGCTTGGCTGGCTGGATCTACGTCACCAGTTTCTACCAAGTCAAGGTCAACAAGTCTGGTTTCGCGACCAAGGGCTGGATGCCACTCAAGATTGGCAACCTCTCGAAGCTCAACATCGCTAACGTCGGCAAGGGCGTTGAGATGAACGCCATCACCCCACCGCCCCCGAGCAGTGCGCTTTCTCCCCTTGGTGCTGCCGGTGGCCGGAGAACCGTGTTGATTGCCACCATGGAGTACAACATTGATGACTTCAAGATCAAGATCAAGATTGGTGGTTTGGGTGTCATGGCCCAGCTGATGGCGAACGCGTTGCACCATATGGACATCGTGTGGGTCATTCCTGTGGTCGGCGACGTTGACTATCCTCTTGAGAAGATGCAAAAGGCCGAGCCCATGTACGTCGATGTTATGGGCCAACCCTATGAGATCGAGGTCTACTACTATGTCGTCAAGAACATCACCTACGTCCTTCTCGATGCTCCGATCTTCCGCAAGCAGACTAAGGCCGATCCTTACATTGCCCGTATGGACGATATTGAAAGTGCCATCTTGTACGCTGCATGGAACTACTGTATCGCCGAGTCCATCCGCCGCTTCCCGGTCGATATTTACCATATCAACGATTACCACGGTGCCGCCGCTCCCCTCTATCTGTTGCCCCAGACTATCCCCGTGTGTCTTTCGCTCCACAACGCCGAATTCCAGGGTATGTGGCCGATGCGTACCCCCGAGGAAGCGAAGGAAGTCTGCGAGGTGTTCAACCTGCCGCCTGAGGTTGTCAAGGATTACGTTCAGTATGGTTCCGTCTTCAACTTGTTGCACGCTGGCGCCAGTTATCTCCGTATTCACCAGCGTGGTTTCGGTGCTGTCGGTGTGTCCCGCAAGTACGGTGATCGTTCGTTGGCTCGTTACCCTATTTTCTGGAGTTTGAAGAACATTGGCCAGCTTCCCAACCCCGATCCTTCCGATACCGCCGACTGGGATCCCAGCCAGGATGCCAATGACCAAGCCAAgggtgttgaggttgacCAGGCAGCtgaggagaagagaggagagtACCGTCGCCAGGCACAGGAATGGGCTGGTCTCGAGGTTGACCCTTCGGCTGAGCTTTTCGTCTTCGTTGGTAGATGGTCTCTTCAGAAGGGTGTGGATCTGATTGCTGATCTGTTCCCCAGCATTTTGGAAAAG TACCCCAAGACGCAGCTCATCGCTGTTGGTCCCGTCATTGATCTCTACGGTCGCTTCGCTGCCCTCAAGCTGGAGAAGCTCATGCAGAAATACCCCAAGCGTGTCTTCAGCAAGCCCGAGTTCACTTCGCTTCCCCCCTACATCTTCACCGGTGCTGAGTTTGCCCTTATCCCCTCCCGTGATGAGCCCTTCGGTTTGGTCGCTGTCGAGTTCGGAAGAAAGGGTGCCTTGGGTGTCGGTGCTCGTGTCGGTGGTCTCGGTCAAATGCCTGGTTTCTGGTACACTGTCGAGTCCATGACGCCCTCCCATTTGATCCAACAGTTCAGACAGGCTATCGAATCCGCCCTTGCCTGCAAGCACAACAAGAGAGCTGTCATGCGTGCATGGTCCGCCAAGCAGCGTTTCCCGGTCGCCCAGTGGGTTAAGCAGCTCGACGACTTGTACAGCGAGTCTATCCGTATCCACATCaaagagcagaagaagaagaagctggaagTCCTGAGCCCGGGCCTTACTGTGCCCGGTGCCTCGTCGCGTGCTAGCTACGCTGATCCTGGCAGCGGCCGTTCGTCTCCTGGTCCTCTCGCCGttccctcccgtcccgttACCCCCACGCTCCGCGATCTTGCTTCTCCCGATCTCCCGACGCCGGGTGCCCCCTGGGCAGGCGGAAGGTCCGAGTCACCGGGAGCCCGCGACTCGACTGCGAGCTCCATTGCTGGAAACTTCTACTTGCAGCCCGGCGGTGCTCGTGAGAGTACTATGAGTGTAGACAGCTTTGCGATCCGTGCCCAGAATGGAGGACCCATGTCGCCTGGCCTTGGTCCCGATGGCGGCCTTGCCTTCCCTCGTCCTGCGTTCACGCAAGCCCACCGCAACAGCAGCTTGCTCAGTCTTCCGGACGTTGTCGGTGACCGCCACGATCTTAAGCTCCAGAAGGTTGATCAGTTCTTCAACGATACCAACGGCGAATACTATGCGGAGTTCGAGCAGATGCTTGAGGCCTTGACCGCTAGCAACTCTTCCAGTGACCTCTGCATTGAAACCTTCTTGAAGAGGAGTGAAAAGGAGTGGTTTGCTAGGTACAGAGACGCGAAGCTTGGTCGCCACAGAGACGCCAGCCGTATGGGCCGGGGTGGTAGTGGCAGACCCGAGTCGAGAGGCGGGGATCGCAGCGAGTCGGTTGTCAGCCGTGGCCGCCAACCTATGCGCAGCGCTACCCCCAGTGGCCTGGCTAGGTCTGTCTTTGAGGAGTCGCCACCGGGTGGGCGCAGCGATTACGACGATGAGTTCTTGTTGGGTGACGGTTACCAGGCCCCCACTGGTCTCAAGAAGACCCTTTCCGTTCGCATCGGTGACTGGCCGCTCTACTCGTTCTTCCTCGCTCTTGGTCAAATCATCTCTGTCAACTCTTACCAGATCGTCCTGTTGAGCGGCTCGCAAGCCCAGACGCCTGAGAAGCTCTACACGGTCGGTGGTGTGTACATTGCTACATCCCTCATGTGGTGGGGTATGGAGCGCAACTTCAAGTCGGTCTACGCCCTGTCTGCTCCCTGGTTCTTCTTCGGTCtcgccttccttcttctcggtgTCGCGCCATTCATTGGCGACTGGAAGGTGGCTGACAGCGTGACAAGCGCGGCTACCGCCTTTTACGCGGCCGGAGCCAGTCATGGTGCCTTGTCTTTCGCCCTCAACTTTGGTGACGAAGGTGGTGCTCCTACCAGGCAGTGGATTACTCGTGCCCTGATCGTTTCCGGTATCGCTCAAGTCTACAGTCTTGGTCTTTGGTATTGGGGCGCGACTGTCTCGAGCGAGGCTCAGACCATGACCAAGTTCATTGGCGAGTCGGGCGTCCCCCTGGCCCTTGTCATTTGCGTACCGGTTGCCATCTTCCTTTGGGCGATTGGAGCCATTCTTTATGTTGGATTGCCAGACTTCTACCGTCAGTCTCCGGCCACGATTCCCGGCTTCTACATCTCGCTGTACAGGCGTAAGATTGTGCCTTGGTTCTTCGTCATGATCATCCTCCAGAACTACTGGCTGTCGGCGCCCTATGGCCGCAGCTGGAGCTTCCTGTTCTCGACGCAGTTCATCCCCAACTGGGGCATCTTCCTGATGGCCCTCGGTTTCTTCGTGGTGCTCTGGAGCATCGTCCTCTACGGCTTCTCCTACTTTTCGGACGAACACACGTGGCTCCTGCCCATCTTCGCCATCGGTCTCTGCGCTCCTCGCTGGGCCCAGGAGATGTGGGCCTGCAGCGGCATCGGCTGGTACCTCCCGTGGGCCGGCGGCCCCGTCGGCTCGGCCGTCCTCTCCAGGTGTCTCTGGTTGTGGCTGGGCCTGCTGGATAACATCCAGGGCGTCGGTCTCGGTATGATGCTGCTGGCGACACTGACGAGACAACacgtgttggtggtgttgatcgGCGCCCAAGTGATCGGTTCCATGTTCACGTTGATTGGACGCGCGACAAGCCCCAACGCGCTGTCGCCCAATACGACTTTCCCCGATTTCTCGCAGGGCCTGTATCCCGGCATTGCGAGCCCGTACTTCTGGGTTTGCTTGATCTTCCAGCTGATCATTCCAGTTGGATTCTTCAAGTTCTTCAGAAAGGAACAGGTGGCGAAGCCATAA
- a CDS encoding carbonic anhydrase 2 codes for MLSTRLGLSPLLHSSKQASSALSRLAVPRTTSTPLPRRRLTIVPSATPRRSFCSSHTADDKDRSKKDITMYLQETHDKVFENNKSWAAEQVAKDPDFFKKLAAGQNPEYLWIGCSDSRIPAEQITGLQPGDAFVHRNIANLVCNTDLNVMSVIEYAVKHLQVKHIVVCGHYGCGGVKAAMTPKDLGLMNPWLRNIRDVYRLHEKELDAIADEEARYERLVELNVYEQCRNVVKTAALQQSYAENGFPIIHGWVFNFRDGMLKDLNVDFKTILKDIQKIYNLTN; via the coding sequence ATGCTTAGCACACGTCTGGGTCTTTCTCCCCTGCTTCACTCCTCCAAGCAAGCATCATCAGCCCTATCACGCCTCGCCGTCCCGAGAACGACGTCGACTCCCCTGCCACGCCGCCGTCTCACCATCGTCCCGAGTGCTACCCCGCGCCGAAGCTTCTGCAGCTCCCACACCGCCGACGATAAAGACCGCAGCAAGAAGGACATCACCATGTATCTCCAGGAGACGCACGACAAGGTCTTTGAGAACAACAAGTCCTGGGCCGCCGAGCAGGTTGCCAAGGACCCCGACTTCTTCAAGAAGCTCGCCGCCGGCCAGAACCCCGAGTACCTCTGGATCGGATGCTCCGACTCGCGCATCCCCGCCGAGCAGATCACGGGCCTGCAGCCCGGCGACGCCTTTGTGCACCGCAACATTGCCAACCTGGTCTGCAACACGGACCTCAACGTTATGAGCGTCATTGAGTATGCCGTCAAGCACCTCCAGGTCAAGCACATTGTCGTCTGCGGCCACTACGGCTGCGGCGGTGTCAAGGCGGCCATGACCCCCAAGGACCTGGGCCTCATGAACCCCTGGCTGCGCAACATCCGCGACGTCTACCGCCTGCACGAGAAGGAGCTCGACGCCATcgccgacgaggaggccCGCTACGAGCGCCTCGTCGAGCTCAACGTCTACGAGCAGTGCCGCAACGTGGTCAAGACGGCCGCCCTCCAGCAGTCGTATGCCGAGAACGGCTTCCCCATTATCCACGGCTGGGTCTTCAACTTCCGCGACGGCATGCTCAAGGACCTCAACGTCGACTTCAAGACCATCCTCAAGGATATTCAGAAGATCTACAACCTGACCAACTAA